In Rhopalosiphum padi isolate XX-2018 chromosome 3, ASM2088224v1, whole genome shotgun sequence, the genomic stretch ATATAAAGGTTTAATAAGTTATTCTATACTAAATGATACATATGCAAACtgcaattatattaatgtatatacattgatCTGCGTGTATTTGCGAGTAAGTATTTTCGTAAtttctatgaaaaataaaataatattttatgttcataaaaCTCGACGTGAAGTCTCAAAGTTCCCCACCGCGACCGATCTCtagaaatgataataatacctaataataataatgcactgCGAAGGCGGCCTCTTCCGCCGCCGCGATTTCGACTGTCCCCACCACCACCACCCCGCCACctgaatgtacctatataaaacaaTCAGACCGGGTCTTGAGGTGGTTCATTTAAAACAGCACTAACCGCTGCACACCATACCTGTTACATACAGATATCATTTGAAGCTGTTCCGCCCGGTCAACACCGCCGGACTCGACTtacgcatataaatatatagctcCGCTATATAACTCGGCAACAGACACCTTCTCGTCaacgtaagtatataataattagtgtatactgtacctactattaaagctattttaataattattgtttattaacgttagtaaaatataaatttgaaatttttactaccattgatatcacatattattatattataacactcaTATAAATCGTCCAGATGTGTAGAACATGGTTTCGTCTATCTAATCGACTTCGATATGATATTTTCTGCGCataaattcaacaataaaattatattagatatataaacaTGAATAAACTCTATCCCATAATCTATAACTTATGGTATAATCATCAACCCTTCTCGCAaggaaattattgtaatattataccattatatatatttaaaaagaaatagttTTTCCGGATATTTGGGAGGTAAATGTAGCGATTAACATATAATAAGCTGTGAATTATAttggtaataattttacaataaatctgtggatttttgaaaacaaaaacgcATCTTTAGCTTTACTTATGAGTCGCTGTATTTGAAATACTCGAGATTTTCATGCGATAATGATATAGTAaaagttacttttattataggcgtgctttatatatttttcttgaaatgcgTTGTCAGCCACGATTAAACCCAACATATGTAttacacttttatattattattataatgctttaCGATTTAGAATTGTtagtactttaatttataacattattatacctaccttcTATTTATCTCAATGATTGTAAATCCATAAAGCCAATATGATGTTTGCCGATAGCAtacattaatcaatttttagcaGCTGAtcgtaaacattttattgtataaaaatttgtttagaaaattggaatttttatttttttgatgctTTAATGTGCGTAATATTAAGATAGAGAaatcgtaaatatttaattcagaaTATTATGTGATGTGAGGTATGTCATATTATACTCTAGTCAACACTAATATTAccttttaatttcaattataatttcggatacaattaatataatcactcgtccgatataataaaattaattgatttaaacataGGCACCTTGACGTATTTGTAGTGCCAGCATTTCGCTATTAACAATGACAAATATTTGTTATCAGTTATATCTTTTTCCCGAAAATGATTGAATTGTACCTCTATAATGTTATAGACTATTaaactcatattttattttatttattgtctgcaatttaaaaaaaaaacagtcgaatactcatataaaatcatttatgtatttttcaattaagCTAAaccataatatctatttttataagaacattatcatattatgtaatttatattttaacgatatgataggtacctatatcttattataatttataacttacccaagaaaaacaaaagtataaaataacggattaatattgtacatattataatttataataatattatacttttcaaaCTTGTCAGACGTTGTTTagaatactcgtattataatgattaccgttttttttttttgtaaaatatttatttacctatgaggtgattataatgataattatccgatgttaaacaaaatgtacaaggttttatttttattattaattgacttataataatgtatttattgcaTTAACCTAATTGAAATAGTTagcattcaatttttaaattatatcctgATTGAGAATAAAggaacattaaaatatcattaatcaaCAGTAAGCAGCAGGGCGttttacaaacaaataacaataatgattacCGCAGGTGATTACTTTGAAGGTGATACCTACTGATTATCATGtacttgttaattgttattatttaagtatatttcataacgATTCAATTCAAATCAACGTTTTCGaaatttcatacaaataaaCTATGTCTGCGCGACTGCTGCAGTAGGTACCTTTATtgaaacacttttttttaatctttacgcaataataatttttttcaaatagattatttttacttgATGATACGGTGTAACGCCGTATGTTTActgtagttatttatttaagactaatataattatgtagttaaataaaattaatttggtttaattttttaatggaaaatattatctataattagaataattttaaagttagaataagtctaaataatattaatatatgaatcgATAATTGGATTTCGACGTTTCTCTGCTACTGCTTATGTAtcttttatattctaatattttgttaattgttatattgcTCTTGACCTCTTACTGGTGGATTTGATGGAATAGGCAAAGAGTTTGGCCTAAGTTACACATTTCATCTATATCTTAAAATGACAATGTATGTAACATAATTGTAGTCGTAACAACGATTGCGATTCgcaataactttatttattttacataggttatagataaatacataatttaattattaatttaaagtccATTTATATTCTAGTTATTCTACAATGGCCCTGTAATTGTTAGATATACGCCTGCTGAATTCATAACAATAGATAGTATGcagataaataggtataatttacctatattcgGAGGTACAGCCAACTAATGGTAATAAACACTAATAGGGCATAATTAGTGAACCACTTGTTCGATATTTAATTCACCTACGAACAAAACGCTTTTCAGGAAAACACtttctattttaattcaaaataaatagcgCCTTTGCTTCGGTAGAAATCTCAATATAGACAgttgtatgaaaattaaaaattatttattctttagaCAGTGGGATGAAGTATTGactaacaacaataaaaatagtcttacacttttactataattatcatAAGTGTTAATAAGTCAGTGGTATGCCTATATTcaagagaaaaataaatatatttgggcAATTCAAAGTtgataaattgttgttattattataaattaatattttttcacttttatttaatCTTGTTCTATGTTCTCTCTTAATATGACCTAATGTCAATACGTCACACGTACCAAATTGACAAGCCAAATGGTTATGTTTTCGAGATTTTCGTTTCATTATGCGTTTACTGTCGGGGGTGTTAAAACGATCGGAAAACCTCCAACCATCGACTGCATCGTTGtataatgtatcaaaataaagtatataaatggtAAAAACCTTATACAACCACTGATCTATCTATTCATCTTCAactcaaatgtttttttaatacgcCGGCCATAAATCatgtcataataaaataacaaatgataataatgaaaatattacgtataataatggCCGTGAAAACTGAAAATCGAAATCGGTGGTTTCGGCTGAGTGCCGGAGACCGGACACGTGCGCTAATTACCTGTAAATCATAATACGTAACGAAGACGACATCGCGTGCGACgatgagtaataataataatcagtcgACGAAACAACAATGAGTGGCGAGACGATGACGTATTTCGCAATAATCACGGCATACATAGGATTTGGACCAAGGTTCAACGCGcgtttttatgtgtataatataccacAGTATACTCGATACGGTTTCCGACTTCGACCGGATTCACAGCTACGTCGTCATGTCATGTCCCTTGTGTCGTATTCTGATTAACCATTTTAATCGTGGTATCATTGGTATCATTCACTAATGACTAATTACGATCTACTGTGGTTGGACCGAGCTCAACTTTTGAACACAACACGATAGACGACGTAGCTGTGAATCCAactttacctttaaatttaccATCGCGTTgacgattatttttattgtattatactcgtatattaattatacatcaaaTTATCATTCGCAATTTGGTATTAGAACGCGCGCAAATCGTACCAACCGTAAATAAAACGATTAATGGAACCGGAAACTGTTCCGATTCTTGAGCCCGGGTTTAGAAAGAGAAACCGGACACGGTTTTCTGCGGATTTTCTAGTTAATGTCGTTTGGACCGCATCTCAAGGGGCGAGAAGAACGAAATGAATAACAATGaaatcaaaattacaaaaaccgTTCGTCGCCACGGCCCGCCGACGATGCAAACTGATCGACTGCGACCCCGAGGATTCGTCCTCGATAACACATCTGtccctgtataatatatcataatcatGTCATAATGCAGAAATTCTCCAGAACATTTTTGCAAGTCATCATCGAATATTTGTATAGActactacaataaataatacctaattaaaatattattttatactcactCGTTTTAGGCTTACGCCTacaatgtaaatacatatacctactatattgtctattatatattgtatacataatatgtgcacGATAGTAgagtattacatatttacaacagttgttgttgttattattatttgttataatgtaGTCTGAAAGGTCCTATCAGCAAGTGATAATTCAACGAATACCGTATGGCGCACGAAGGGGTCGCATACAATACATGGTATCTATAAGATATTAtgcttgtttttaaattttatccaaATTGCCCAAAAAATAATGTCGATGTCAAGTATACTATGCAGATTTTATGTGggaagataatttttaaaatcaataataatttttaatttatgctatttttatgtcttaatatttatcatatcaaTTGATGGCGTATTGGGATTGAGATAATGTTtaagtcaaaaataatatgcaataaactCTAATAAAACTGTAGCCTATTATAATCGTcaaattaattgcatttttgGTAGTTCCTACTGCCCGTCAAAATAAggcagtaatattatattatataatatctatttcatatactaatatatgtttatacagcGTGCGAAGGAATACTCAATATACTATAGGTCGATTCATTACGGCACGTTGGTCATCATCACAGACTTGTCGATATAAAGTTGACCTTTCTAATTTAACGCATATCCGTTGTTGGGATCGAGACACAATCATTTTAGACAACTATTATATGAACCATGaaacgtgataatattatagagcaGGCCCGGCAAAACGGATTCATCGATCCGATgaagtataatatcattatatatactttaatcagTCAGCACCTActcattatacaataaaatatattataataagctataAAGGTTATTGTATCCGAGATTATTCGCGATAACGAATCGATATGTTTCAAAAAGGTGGCGCAAATATTGTGATCCTCTCTGATTCTCTCAcacgtatttaaaaatatacttcacgAGGTTTTTCTGTATTAACTGtacataaatacttatattataaagaagatacaaaaccattttaatcatattatatgatatgtacaAGTAGTATAGTGAAAAATACACTCGAAGCGGATATTGAAGATAAATGGACCCTCTCTACAGCAAACTgcaatctaaaatctaaatcacACCTACGGGCAAAACAGAAGTACCGGCCTGACTGCCTACCTATCCATAAACGTATGTCAAGAATCATACATAAACAATGTTGTACctgttattatatagtttatgccATTAGTTTAGCCGCGTCGAAACGAGTGTGAAACCAGAACGGTAGGTGTATTATACATGGTCGGGCGGAAAACGATTTTGTTCAAGTCGATTTCGTAACATCGGAGATGTTAAAAACATGACAATAAACTTGGTTTATACCTACCAATACGGGAAAAAATCAATTTGTCTATAACTCGCTACAGCAGAAAGAGAGGACGATCAGTGAACCGCAGAAATACGGCAACGCGAGCGAGCGAGTTCGAAACAGACGATAATTTCACTAATTTAAATGTGAAACTGAAACCTTGAAGGAAGTTGCATAATACAGTTAGTCCTTGAAAGTGGACGTGATTCGATTTTATCTCCTGGAAGTGAAAGCGTTGTGCACACATGCATTcgaatatattaagtatatatgtgtgtacagGCCCACGCGCgtgcatacatatattatacaaataaatggtataatatatttatagtattaaaccgATCTGTTTTGGTAAATCGAGTTATTTTAATAGGAACCGATTGATTAGCGTAACCCAGTATCAAGAggcactaaaatataaatataagtagttaTTTACCCAGATGTGGGTTCGCTAGTATTGACTAGGTAGTAAGATaggtagttttttattattaataagtatttaaactgtacaatgtatgtaatatgtataatagtaatatactttttaaatgaaCCGGTgattgataaaattgtatttggtgcttaatatttcatagaaaatgtaaattcaatataggtacctacatatgatatggataaaaatataaaatgcaacaACTCACTACAAAACGATAATTTTCGAACAAACGCTCTTGGACAGATATCATTCAAGACAATATTGCATAGAGATTTGTACCTAATAAACACAGATCGAAGCGAAATAACCGTATTTTACGGGCTTAACAACTCAGACCTGGATCGTTTACATACACACatgaaatactaatattattattattattgtacctatacttCGGTATATTGTTATAACCTTTCACTGCATTATTACgcgaataatagtaataatatataaatattaatgatgggAAAGTAATCGTTCATTactgcaaaatatattatacttaatatcgACGCTGTATATTCCGCGAATCGTCGGATGACACTTGCGcgcatatatttaataacataggtAGCCACTAGCCAGGAACTAGGTaagaaatataaagtataacataTACACGctaaacacatataaatatatgtattctaCTACTATGATCGTTAGTcctataataagttttatattttaacgcaTTCGATCAATTTCACCAAatgctatttataataatttattatatcaaaaaacgaACGTGACGTATTGggtatagattaaaatttagGGTAAGCAGAATTTCGATTGTTAACGGTCAGAATTTTCCATCTACTTAACAAATACAGTAAATAGTGAAAAGTAATCaatatgacatttaaaatttatatctatattaacgGACTACctatttaggtattattgtCGATTTCAAACTTCTAAATTATCATTTTCGAACCATTCAGACGCTCAAACTTAAATATACAAACTACATCATAATATGTCTCTGCAGTATAATCATTAAGTTCAAGGCTGGACATTAactagtttaaatgtttaaagtttttgTTTCTCATACAACTTCTGACTTAACCAATTACTTTTTACTACAATGTAAGCTTAACGAGTTGTTTTAAAACATGACTAAGTTACTTgagtaaaaatgtgtattacctaggtatatatatttcagttgaataaaatatcattgcgctgagtttctaaaaaattaaaattatttaattatttttcttgtagTTTTACTGtggtgaataaaattatattatcagctttggttactataatatttttgttatttatttgttcttATAGATATTACTTACAATATGATAaaagttcaaatatattttaatacaattgttatgttaaaaaaagcaatataccTACTTCAATCAGTTCAAACTTTTAAATTGCTTATTTCTTcaacaaaaactatttaaataagttgattttttttcttatctattGATAGAAtcttattatgaatttaatatttattgtctgaaaattaaaagttatattgaGTTAACGAAACCTTCCTTGTATAATTTTCGGAAGTCTCAGCAGTCAACTTATATTCTAAGACCAATAAGACCATGGTCCGGACCGTAGGAGTCGTAGGATCGACTCTTCCTGCTCTATAATAGGGGCagtaataaatgaataacaagaaataactgaaataggtatacataatgtttattgcaattattattcttCTTAACATTATTGGTTGGAAATAATATTGacaacaaatatgtatattgttaacTCTTCAatctttatatttgtattcatcaTAATATCCAATCACGATTTTTGATTTCTATTCTTACACCCATCTAATTGAATATGAATGTTTTATATAGCCATACCTATAGTCTAAAGCTATTCCACTAGCTACTAATTCAATTCATGTTCACGACATTTTGGTGTGACTATTAGATTTCTctcaataactaatttaatttcaaatacttagAATACGAATACTGGCTACCGCGTAGGTATTTCTCATGTAGTATGTGTGACTTGTGTGCAacatgcataatgcatatagtaataattagtgTCATCATCcacaaaaagttaatattttaaacgttagaaaatcttaacatttatatattctacTAATTTACTAGTAATcgaaaatgcaaaatatttaggtatatcatatttaaaaatatatgtttaatttaatattttatattagtagattttttttacctctgacaatgaaattaaaaaaaaaatattctagaaTTGTTGTCACAAaatattacaagaaaaaaagtggaaataaatatttattcttttcaGTATTGCCCATCGAAACAAAATGGAATTCAGACTGAGCGTTTTGGCAGTAGTGTTAGGAGTGGCTGCGATTGTACTTGCAGCTGACGAAAAATCATCGACACCTGCACCGGAAGCCGAAGGATCGATCAGGATTTACCGCAGGCTAATACCAGCAGATGTCTTAAGAGGTTcgttaaagtattttaaatccaTCGGATTAAATGCATTTAGCCTTAACTCCTAAATCCTAATAGATAACGTTTATGGAGAATCAATCACACTGTTtggaatgtaatataattaatttagaatagGCTATTTGTTTAAGATGAATTTAATAGCTGCACAGCAACTATCCAAATTCAACAccttatatgatattaatcgTTTAACCTTGTCCCAcgcatagttattaattttttttttatctattttcgtataatctatacatttgaTTAATGCATCACTTCACCGCGGTATTTTCTCCATGTTTGGTTGTTACTAAACTATTGCCAGTTTAGTAGATACACAGTTCAACGTGAAGGTTCGTTTGTCCATAAAACAATAACAGCGGTACGGCCTTAATCGAACAGAAGTGTAACCGCTTTCCATTAAtagtaaatcatattttgataCGGGTTCAATTATTCGCAAATCAAAATAGAAATCTCAAGAACAttgatgtttttaattgtagctgattataataatagacaCTGCATCtgatatagaattataatagcATACTAAAAcgaataagataaaattataaggacatattatacaattagtaTATCAATCTGTTGGTAGGTCGTagctgataattaataattatcattaatgcTATAGTAGTGGGTGTTACTCTTTTCATTCAAACTGTACCCTTCCCTTTTTGATTAGtacaattttctttaaaataaacaaatataacaactgaacttgacaatttttatacttaatttccGATCACACTAGTCGAATAAAGttaatatagtcatataatacctatattataataattaggtattatgaTAGTAAAATATGCCTTTATGAATATATCGAAAATTaagattaagttttatttttataattatacgatatttATTTGGTAAAGTTGTatgaaaatctaataaaataatttgcaataaaatgttttaatgtaataccttagtcaaattaaaaactaatttttatttgacaaagtttactatttttatagtcttcaaagtaagtttaatttattttatagttggtGTTTTGGAAATAAAGATAACTCAGAGTTGTTActtgtttgatataatattaaattaaaaatagccaAGTCCAgttgttataattgtaaatcTTCACAAAAATTGTACTGGCCGAAAAAGGAACTGTGAGTTTTGAACGAATACCTAATGTTAAGGTAGACTGACAACTTTATTGAACCTTGCAATTGAAACATTATTGTTTTCCATCATTGTAAATAacattacctatacataatgataattatttaatacgtgtATCTTCCCTTACAGATTTTCCCGGACTGTGTTTCGCATCGACTAAATGCGCCACCGTGGAGCCAGGACACACATGGGAGTTATCACCATTCTGCGGCCGTTCCACTTGCGTACAAGGCGAGGGCACCGACAGACTGTTAGAGTTGGTAGAAGACTGCGGTCCATACCCCAAGTCCAACCCAAAGTGCAAACTATCTGAAAAGACCAACAAGACAGCCAGTTTCCCTGACTGCTGTCCTGTGTTCGACTGCGAGCCTGGTGTTAAGCTCGAATATCCCGAGCTTACTGTAGTTGAGAACTCGGAATCACCCGATGGCGGCGCTGACAGTACCACCACCACATCCACGGAAAAACCCAAAAATTGATGACGAGGGAAATGTGAAATATCCATTAATCCTCAACCCCTACACCCCCTCGCACTACAGTCATCATCCCCGCAACATCGCCCCGCACActtctcattattattaatattacctacctatatttttttttatttttttttttatttttttaacacgacTCACTGTAtacgaaatgttttaaaaaaaaatctgttgtacaatttgtatatttatatatatatatacatacgtgtatctataaaacatatacacatattactagattaaaatgtcaataatgtcataataatgatgatatatattatgattatactttTGATAAAGTtccctattaattaattactagtGTAtaatcgtgaaaaaaaaatctaagtttttaattaatcaatgttttttattacctactatcTACTAATATTACACCTGTCacctatattataacacaaaaataatcatagtataaaaccttgtatatatatatatatatatatattggatatATGATTGGTGGATTGGAACACTTAGAAAGTTAGAAACcaattattctattattgttaCATTGGCACAATATTCAACCCTAGTTTAACTATCAGCTGGATATTTGTGTTTTTGACGACGAAGTGTTTCATATAATGTTTACATTGGACTACTTAAAGATTGTTTCTGATATGCACTCGAGATTTTTATGACCAAtactttcaaataaaataaaatgtatccaTTCTCCAATTAATGGAATTTAATGACAAAAAtgaaatgatatttatattaaacataaaaaagaaaacttaatatatgtatagtaattgtattattatacaattttattatatacacaatatttcatTCGACGGTTGACTGTAAATATAGAAAccattttctgttatttttctgtaaagataaatgtatttataagctTTTATCGTAGTTGGAGCTACATATAATTC encodes the following:
- the LOC132924465 gene encoding uncharacterized protein LOC132924465, producing MEFRLSVLAVVLGVAAIVLAADEKSSTPAPEAEGSIRIYRRLIPADVLRDFPGLCFASTKCATVEPGHTWELSPFCGRSTCVQGEGTDRLLELVEDCGPYPKSNPKCKLSEKTNKTASFPDCCPVFDCEPGVKLEYPELTVVENSESPDGGADSTTTTSTEKPKN